In Tissierellales bacterium, the DNA window TCCATTGATTTCATTTCCTCTATTATAGGAATTTCTCACGTACTTTTTGCTTCGCATAAACTCAGTTCCAGCATGTAAAAATGGAGTCCCAAATGAAGTCAATAAAAGCCCAAGTGCAAGAAGATTAATCCTTATTAAACTTTCCTTTTCATCACAATGCCTGTTTACAGATAATCTATCAGCTAATATCAAATCATCATGGCAACTTATATAATTTATACTCTCCGTCGACTTCTTTGTAAACCCATGTATTTTACCACTATAAAAAATACCTCCAACTACACCTTCTAAAACTCCATACACCTGTTTGTAGTTACCACAAACGAAACCATTGTGATTTTCATCATTATCTCCTCGTACAGCATTTCTAAAGTGATCATTAAATATTCCTATCCCTACTCCTTTTTGATCCCCTCTTAAAAACCTTTTCTCATATGGAAGGGCGCTTTCTGAACCAGTCCAAGGTTCTCCATATAGAACTATATCTGATTTTTTCGCTTTAAGCACCTGGCAAATTTTCATTACAGTAACCTTGTCATAAAGAGCTAGTAAATCAAATCTAAATCCATCGACTTTATACTCTTCTAACCAGTAAACCAATGAATCTATTATATATTTTCTAACCATTTTTCTCTCAGTTGCTATCTCATTTCCAACTCCCGACCCATTTGAAAAATTACCGTTTTCATCTTGCCTATAATAGTAATTTGGAACTAACCTATTAAAATTAGATGTTTTCGAATAATATGTGTGATTATAAACTACATCTAATATCACTCTTATTCCATTTTCATGATAGGTTTTAATCATTTTTTTGAGCTCTAGCACTCTTTTGTATCCATCAATAGGATGTGTAACATATGACCCTTCAGGGACATTGTACAAGAACGGATCATACCCCCAGTTGTATTCTTCAGTTCTTTCATCGACTGTTGCGAAATCAGCTATTGGAAGAAGGTGTATATGTGTTATTCCTAATTCTTTAAGATGATCTATACCAGTAGAAATTCCTTCAAAACTAGTACCTTTTTCTGCCATTCCCAAATATTTACCTTTTTCTTTTATACCTGATGTTTCATGTGCGGTAAAATCTCTGACATGAGTTTCATATATAATAACCTCTTCATCTTTTATGCTCTTTGGTTTTTCATGATCTATCCACCATTTTGGATTTAGTTTTTCACTATCAACAATCATAGCTCGCAAACTATTTATGCTAGTTGTTTTAGCATATGGATCAACTATTTCATAGCGTTTATCTTCATAGAAAACTATATAGTTGTAGAATTTATTTTCATAATTTCCATCCAACTCTATAGTCCACACTCCATAGCTATCTCGCTTCATAGCATGTACTTGCCGCCTTATATCCTCTCCATTTTCATATATCGCAACTTCAAGTCTATCACAATCTGGTGCCCAAACTTTAAAATCAACTTTTTCTTTGCAGAACTTACACCCAAAATCTTCTATCTCCAGCAATTGATCTTCGTAATCATATTGATTCATATCTATCACCTCGGTCTCATTTCGACATCCCAAATTCCAGATGCATATTCTAATATAGTTCTATCACTAGAAAATTTACCAGAGCAAGCAATATTGGTTATAGCCATCCTCGTCCATTCTTGTTTATCCCTATACAATTCGCCAATTTTTGTTTGAGCTTTTACATATGAATCAAAATCTTTTAAAACAAAAAACTCATCATTATGTTTCAAAAAACTGTCTCTTATAATCTGGAATTCTTCACTTGAAACATCAAAAAATCCATCAACCAATTGATCGAGAACTAACTTAATTCTTTCATCTTCTTCATATAATTTGCGTGAATCATATGTCTGAACCTCATATAAATTGTATACCTCTGGTTCTGTCAAACCAAATGTCACTATATTTTCTTGACCTACTTCATTTAATATTTCGACATTTGCTCCATCTAATGTTGCAATAGTAATTGCACCGTTCATCATAAATTTCATATTACCAGTTCCTGATGCTTCTTTAGTAGTTGTGGAAATTTGCTCACTGACATCGGCTGCGGGTATTAGCATTTCTGCTAATGAAACCCCATAATTTTCTAAAAAGACTACTTTTATCTTATTTTTTATCCTCTTGTCGTTGTTCACCTTATCGGCTAGTGTAGTAATCCATTTTATAATTTGCTTTGCTATATGATAACCTGGCGCTGCTTTAGCTCCAAATATAAACGTTCTAGGAGGTATGTCCAAATCTGGATTTTCAAGCAATTCATTATACAAATGCATTATATGAAGTACATTCAACGTCTGTCTCTTGTATTCGTGAAGCCTTTTAACATGAATATCAAAAATAGAATTTGGATCTACATCTACACCATTTTCTATTTTTATAAATTCTGCTAATCTCTTTTTATTTCTAAATTTTGCTTCGTCTATTTTATTCTGAAACTCTAAATCATTTTTATAAGATAAAAGTCTTCTTAGCATAGTTGGATTTCTCTCCCAATCCGAACCAATTTTATCTGTTATGACCTTAGAAAGCTCTTCGTTTGAATTTAGTAACCATCTTCTATGAGTTATTCCATTTGTCTTATTATTAAATTTATAAGGGTAGACTTTATAAAAATCATTCAATTCTTTATATTTCAATATCTCAGTGTGAAGATGAGCCACACCATTTACGCTGTGACTTCCTACTATTGCAAGGTAAGCCATTCTAATCTGGTTATGGGCGATTATAGCCATTCGCTCTATAGCTTCTAAATCTCCTTCAAATTTTCCCTTCCAAAGTTCACTGCAAAATCTCTCATTTATTTCTTTAATTATCATATATATTCTAGGTAAAAGCTCTTTAAATGTTTGTTCTGGCCAGCATTCCATAGCTTCATGCATTATCGTATGGTTTGTATAGCTCATAACTTGAGTAGTTATATGCCAAGCTTCATCCCAATCTAAATGCTCTTCATCTACTAATATCCTCATAAACTCTGGTATAGCTAGAGATGGGTGAGTATCATTTATATGAATAGCGACATACTCTGCAATATGCTTTATAGATTTTCCTTTTTTCTTATATGTTCTGAGTATACCTTGTACCCCTGCTGATACAAAGAAATACTCTTGTTTCAATCTCAAGATTTTTCCCTCTTCATATGTATCATTTGGATACAATACTTGTGATATAGCCTCTACACTGTGCTTTTGCTCAAAAGCCTTCATGTAGTCTCCTCTACTAAATGTCGAAAAATCAAATTCATTTGTATGAGTTTCTGCACTCCAGAGCCTAAGTGTATTTACCGTTTTATTTTTATGCCCAACAATAGGCATATCATAAGGTACAGCTAGTATAGACTCATAATTTTTGTGATCAAATACCATTCTTCCATCTTTCCAAACTTCTTCGATATCGCCTCCAAACTTTACTTCTACAGCTTTATCTGCTTTTCTAACTTCCCAAACATTTCTATTTTCAAGCCATCTATCTGGATACTCTACTTGATATCCATTTACTATTTTTTGCTCAAATAATCCATATTTATATCTTATGCCAATGCCATGACCTGGAATTGACAATGCGGCCATAGAATCCAAAAAGCAAGCAGCTAATCTTCCAAGACCTCCATTTCCAAGGCCTTGATCCTTCTCTATTTCGTATATTTCTTCAAGGTCGAATCCTAGTTCATCCATAACCTCTTTAGTCATATCTTCCATTTGCATAGCAACTAAATTATTTTTCAAAAATTTCCCCGTTAAAAATTCCATTGAAAAATAATATACTTGTTTCAAATCATTATTAAAATAGTACTTAGAAGAATCTAACCAATTCTCTGCTAAGTACTCTTTTGTCAAACTTCCCAGGGCATGAAACCTATCCCAAACCGATGTTTCATCCATCGGTTTGGCACTTTTAGCTTTTAAACGTCTGATATAATCTTCTTTAAACTCTTCTTTATTAATCATCACTTGGACCATCCCTTTACAATTTAATCATAATGCTTAACTAACCCTTCATATATTTCCTTATATAGTCTAGCCGATTGTGTCCAACTGCTATCTTTTTTCATCGCTTGTCGTATAATTTTTTGCCATTTAATTTGATCTCTATTGTATAAATTTACTGCTCTTTGAACCGTAAATAGCATGTCATGTGCATTATAAGTTGAAAAACTAAAACCATTTCCCTCTTCTGTATATTGATTGTATGGAGTTACTGTATCCTTAAGACCTCCAGTTTCTCGAACTATTGGTAAACTTCCATAGCGCATCGCTATCAATTGGCTCAATCCACAAGGTTCAAATTTCGATGGCATCAAATACAAGTCACTACCAGCATATATCTGATGTGCAAGTTCTGTATCAAATTTTATATTTGCCGAAATAGACTTTGGATATTTCCTAGCATAATATCTCAGCATATTCTCATAATAAGGATCTCCCGTACCTAGAAATACAAACTGAGCACCAGTTTCAACTAGTTCTTCAAAAACTCTTTCTATGAGGTCTAATCCTTTCATATCAACTAATCTACTAACCATAGCTACAAGTGGTATTCTTTCTCCTAGATTAAGCCCTAGTTTTTCCTGCAAATACATTTTATTCACTTTTTTACTTCTTAGAGACCTCCTATCAAATTTTTTATGAATTTTAGAATCTTTACCTGGATGATATAAACTATAATCTAATCCATTTGTAATGCCCTGCAATTTGTAGTTTTGATCTCTTAAAACCCCATCTAAATTTTCTCCAAAGAAAGGATATTGTATCTCCTTAGAATAAGTTTCACTAACAGTCGTCACTTTATCTGCATAATAAATTCCACTTTTTATAAAGTTCACATCCCCATAAAAATCGAGCGCCTGATTGTATTTATACCTTTCACCTGCATTTAATAATTCGCCCAATACTTCTTTTCCAAAAACTCCTTGATACTTAAGATTGTGTATTGTAAATACAGTTTTGATATCCTTATACTCTGATTGGTTTTGATATTGTTCTTTAAGCAAAAATGGAATTATAGCTGTATGCCAATCATTAAAGTGTATTACATCTGGTTTAAAATCTAAATGTTTTATAGATTCTAGAACAGCTCTTGAAAAATAAGCAAAACGCTCACCATCATCATAGTAACCATACAATCCATCCCTTTTGAAATAGTATTCATTGTCAATCAAATAGTATGGCACACTATCGTACGATGTCTTAAGCAATCCTGTATACTTTTTTCTCCATCCTACTGGTACTTCAAATTCACTCAATCGCTCTGTTTTTTTTCGTATATTATCTGCTAAATCAAAGCTTTTACTAATCATTACTCGCGCATCTATATTCTCTTGACGCAGAGCTTTAGGAAGAGATGCCGCAACATCTCCTAGCCCACCAGTTTTTGAAAAAGGCAATGCTTCAGCAGAAACAAATAAAACCTTCATCTGTATAGCCTCCTATAGTACTGAATTCTTCTTAATTACAAATAAACTACTCTCTGCTCCAAATAACATCTTCTTATCTGTAATTTTTACATTTTTATCAACAATAGCATAATTTAAACTAGTAGTTTCTCCAATTTCAACATTTGGCAACACTACACTATTTCTAATAATCGCACCTTTTTTTACATGTACTCCTCTAAATATAACCGAATTTTCTACCGTTCCCTCTATAATGCAACCATTTGCTATTAGCGAATTCATTACGCAGCT includes these proteins:
- a CDS encoding glucose-1-phosphate adenylyltransferase subunit GlgD, giving the protein ELKVKGYPFKGYLSCVNSIENYYNTNKDLLSIANANDLFGRNGKIYTKVMDAPSTKYTDKSCVMNSLIANGCIIEGTVENSVIFRGVHVKKGAIIRNSVVLPNVEIGETTSLNYAIVDKNVKITDKKMLFGAESSLFVIKKNSVL
- a CDS encoding glycogen/starch/alpha-glucan phosphorylase; its protein translation is MINKEEFKEDYIRRLKAKSAKPMDETSVWDRFHALGSLTKEYLAENWLDSSKYYFNNDLKQVYYFSMEFLTGKFLKNNLVAMQMEDMTKEVMDELGFDLEEIYEIEKDQGLGNGGLGRLAACFLDSMAALSIPGHGIGIRYKYGLFEQKIVNGYQVEYPDRWLENRNVWEVRKADKAVEVKFGGDIEEVWKDGRMVFDHKNYESILAVPYDMPIVGHKNKTVNTLRLWSAETHTNEFDFSTFSRGDYMKAFEQKHSVEAISQVLYPNDTYEEGKILRLKQEYFFVSAGVQGILRTYKKKGKSIKHIAEYVAIHINDTHPSLAIPEFMRILVDEEHLDWDEAWHITTQVMSYTNHTIMHEAMECWPEQTFKELLPRIYMIIKEINERFCSELWKGKFEGDLEAIERMAIIAHNQIRMAYLAIVGSHSVNGVAHLHTEILKYKELNDFYKVYPYKFNNKTNGITHRRWLLNSNEELSKVITDKIGSDWERNPTMLRRLLSYKNDLEFQNKIDEAKFRNKKRLAEFIKIENGVDVDPNSIFDIHVKRLHEYKRQTLNVLHIMHLYNELLENPDLDIPPRTFIFGAKAAPGYHIAKQIIKWITTLADKVNNDKRIKNKIKVVFLENYGVSLAEMLIPAADVSEQISTTTKEASGTGNMKFMMNGAITIATLDGANVEILNEVGQENIVTFGLTEPEVYNLYEVQTYDSRKLYEEDERIKLVLDQLVDGFFDVSSEEFQIIRDSFLKHNDEFFVLKDFDSYVKAQTKIGELYRDKQEWTRMAITNIACSGKFSSDRTILEYASGIWDVEMRPR
- the glgA gene encoding glycogen synthase GlgA, with product MKVLFVSAEALPFSKTGGLGDVAASLPKALRQENIDARVMISKSFDLADNIRKKTERLSEFEVPVGWRKKYTGLLKTSYDSVPYYLIDNEYYFKRDGLYGYYDDGERFAYFSRAVLESIKHLDFKPDVIHFNDWHTAIIPFLLKEQYQNQSEYKDIKTVFTIHNLKYQGVFGKEVLGELLNAGERYKYNQALDFYGDVNFIKSGIYYADKVTTVSETYSKEIQYPFFGENLDGVLRDQNYKLQGITNGLDYSLYHPGKDSKIHKKFDRRSLRSKKVNKMYLQEKLGLNLGERIPLVAMVSRLVDMKGLDLIERVFEELVETGAQFVFLGTGDPYYENMLRYYARKYPKSISANIKFDTELAHQIYAGSDLYLMPSKFEPCGLSQLIAMRYGSLPIVRETGGLKDTVTPYNQYTEEGNGFSFSTYNAHDMLFTVQRAVNLYNRDQIKWQKIIRQAMKKDSSWTQSARLYKEIYEGLVKHYD
- the pulA gene encoding type I pullulanase translates to MNQYDYEDQLLEIEDFGCKFCKEKVDFKVWAPDCDRLEVAIYENGEDIRRQVHAMKRDSYGVWTIELDGNYENKFYNYIVFYEDKRYEIVDPYAKTTSINSLRAMIVDSEKLNPKWWIDHEKPKSIKDEEVIIYETHVRDFTAHETSGIKEKGKYLGMAEKGTSFEGISTGIDHLKELGITHIHLLPIADFATVDERTEEYNWGYDPFLYNVPEGSYVTHPIDGYKRVLELKKMIKTYHENGIRVILDVVYNHTYYSKTSNFNRLVPNYYYRQDENGNFSNGSGVGNEIATERKMVRKYIIDSLVYWLEEYKVDGFRFDLLALYDKVTVMKICQVLKAKKSDIVLYGEPWTGSESALPYEKRFLRGDQKGVGIGIFNDHFRNAVRGDNDENHNGFVCGNYKQVYGVLEGVVGGIFYSGKIHGFTKKSTESINYISCHDDLILADRLSVNRHCDEKESLIRINLLALGLLLTSFGTPFLHAGTEFMRSKKYVRNSYNRGNEINGINWKDKKSHEAFFESVKWLIQFRQESRLFLKSDDKDIKRLFDFQIIDDRKGIISYTISNDIGDCFRFIHNCESEYFELKSTTEYEVLFEGKPLKSPTYIEKNTSYKAQPLMLTILKEVAKDS